A portion of the Pedobacter cryoconitis genome contains these proteins:
- a CDS encoding non-ribosomal peptide synthetase, protein MNTDFNEVVGVLKKARNNGVSVFLEQDNLKLDLGEQTQIDPELLEEIKKHKQDIIEFLRNDLSAVDDFDHSPIPVRAGHEEIPLSYGQKGLWMIDQLNGSTHYHMPMYFRLSGKFNADALELAIKEVVNRHEILRTVIRQNAAGHPLQVILEEDRWSLNRIADYQGGDAGLTTLLASITAARIDLRTDHMLRGHLIRISDQEHVLVILLHHIAADGWSLSILIRELVSLYQMNTGGEKTILPAPGLQYGDYSIWQRAQEELHWGRRIAYWKDRLVGISPLELPGDYPRPAIQSTRGAMAVFPLGAKLSAGLQLLSRQQGATLHMVMLAAIKVLFYRYSGQDDICVGSVIAGRTRQELEDLIGFFANTLALRSNLSGNPSFLDLLQQVKETTLGAYENQDVPFERVVEAVGQERDKSRNPLYQVIFTVQNIPEVPVFRLGEAVLKEQKTGHTTSQFDLNISAVEGPAGIEVAVEYCTDLFKAATIERMFRNYLVLLQAIVFTPSQRIDQLPILHKSEEEELLNTFNARVSAYPQDQTLVDLFTAQASQTPDAIALVYLDQRLTYKEVDERSNQLGHYLRSAGVREDTLVPICIPRSVDMMIGILGILKAGGAYVPIDSEYPQERISYILSDTKADIVLSNEANSLLLHSYEEICIISLDGEREIIAQEPVSAVPAAIRPDHLCYVMYTSGSTGQPKGVLVEHRNVVSLISGANYIKLSSRDALLSAGSPSFDATTFEYWGMWLNGGRLVLCPASSLLDNNLLKTVLQVNKVTVMWFTSGWFNQLVDVDIDLFEGLSSIMVGGEKLSVAHVNRFRQFYPDKILINGYGPTENTTFSLTYQLTGRQYEGNIPIGRPLRNRQAYVLDNYGQPVPIGVAGEIYAGGAGVARGYLNQEMLTSERFIPDVFGKISCGRLYRTGDLGRWLADGNIEFIGRRDDQVKIRGYRIELGEIENTIQQSGLVSQCIVLAPADESGQKRLVSYITANGQSFDRDALVAELELRLPDYMVPHLFLELEAFPLTANGKLDKKALPDANSVQLIRTEAAQAIDKPLTETEQTVKEIWALSLGIEELGIHEDFFKLGGDSIIAIGVISRLRKAFNDTIRLYDLYECSTVSSLAALIDLGNTVHADSPKAEPVHAAVIAELEALRSHLLPQLEKLLTEQHTELEVEDIYPMSDIQSGMVYTSQLNPELAIYHDQITFKLPKELDRDVFEQALKRLISKHSILRTRFDLHLHTQGIQVVYKQGDIHVAYHDLRVLEEAAPGTYLGTYLAEERKLPFEVHQGNLWRMDVFQTLKEHILLFQFHHAMLDGWSVASFATELNNLYGAQMESSVEVDLPLLKASYRDFVIESIAEKRNEENREFWVQSLSDYKRLDIFTDTVIDGNFLKVYDVTYLDRLKAKTQADGLSLKGVFLGAYQYMLSMLTVEQEVTVGVVTNGRPITEDGDKVLGCFLNTIPFRFIGDGQQVTWKAYFERIDQQLISLKERDRVPLSEIARLIGEQASSGNPFFDTIFNYINFHVFDQMDGLEGLFVQQDYLQAEADSVQLESSEVTNTHLDCTVSTTGNVMAVNYRLGKELKCGKTLADIHVYFDAVLAAYLDHDSQRIADFQVLPAKELALLSAFNSGEVAYPTEQTLVDLFALQVAHHPDAVALIYEDQQLTYSALDLQSNQLGHYLRSMGVKEDMLVPICIERSLDMIIGILGILKAGGAYVPVDPEYPQERINYLLADTGAQLVVSSSHHRALFHEDICIVAMDQDWRTINQESSAPVSTALQSDHLCYVIYTSGSTGKPKGVLIEHRSVHNMVFGWQKKLTLTNNDRVLLFSNYTFDAAVEQLFMALLNGAGLVLISKEVQLDADAVIAVMNAEKVTYMLATPGFLRNIPADQVPSSLRHITAGGERSGIPLAQSWTEYASLDFYNAYGPTECTVFATTYKFEKGWNEADYLPIGKPVENVQIYLLDVAGNLLPAGVPGEICIGGSCVARGYLNQQELTSARFVADPFGNKAGGRLYKTGDIGRWLPDGNIEFIGRMDDQVKVRGYRIELGEIENAVQQSDFVSQSVVLTRADESGSNQLVCYVVPAGSFAKDHLVSYLETQLPEYMVPRVFVEMEAMPLTSHGKLDKKALPSAGALMRQSQRYVPARNELEANLVAIWEELLQVSPVGVHDNFFDLGGHSLLAMRVMNPIRKLGYQVQMQDLLVNTTINTLSRMLQRQFYQTGNEHLVLLNSGRLDEPVFIIPGSDGICDGYDELAKGLADSGAVYGLQMMGLFKGEKPLESIEAIAAMNIEWIKSVQPEGPYRFIGHSFGGQVVYEMALQLERKGEQVDLLAILDAAAVLKRNLQPVEDQGNALLEILSYYHLIKAPYPAWTAEFLTAVAGIPEQELKGFVADFLTDKSGLKNEDVAFILRLLDLQFTNVQLDYLVNGDVKALTVVVKAEQEDWTGYESGLGWEKHAANTVVYTAPGNHFNLVKNKEALALAACLKTHIICYTDM, encoded by the coding sequence ATGAATACGGATTTTAACGAGGTTGTCGGTGTGTTGAAAAAAGCAAGAAATAACGGTGTTTCTGTTTTTCTTGAACAAGATAATCTTAAACTTGACTTAGGGGAGCAGACGCAGATTGATCCTGAACTGCTGGAGGAAATAAAAAAACATAAACAGGATATCATTGAGTTTTTACGTAATGACCTGTCTGCTGTTGATGATTTTGATCATTCACCAATTCCAGTCAGAGCGGGGCATGAGGAGATTCCATTGTCTTATGGCCAAAAGGGCCTCTGGATGATTGACCAGCTCAATGGAAGTACGCATTATCACATGCCAATGTACTTCCGCTTGTCAGGGAAATTTAATGCAGATGCACTGGAGCTGGCCATTAAAGAAGTGGTGAACCGCCATGAAATTTTGCGGACGGTAATCCGGCAGAATGCTGCAGGTCATCCTCTTCAGGTTATTTTAGAGGAAGATCGCTGGTCTTTAAACAGGATAGCCGATTATCAGGGAGGAGATGCGGGGCTCACTACACTGCTGGCTTCGATAACGGCAGCCCGTATAGATCTCCGGACAGATCATATGCTGCGCGGACATTTGATCCGCATCTCGGATCAGGAACATGTGCTGGTCATTCTTCTGCATCATATTGCAGCAGATGGCTGGTCTCTTTCGATACTGATCAGGGAACTGGTTTCTCTTTACCAAATGAATACAGGAGGTGAAAAAACCATACTTCCTGCACCAGGATTGCAATATGGAGATTATTCCATCTGGCAGCGTGCGCAAGAAGAGTTACACTGGGGCCGCCGGATCGCTTATTGGAAGGATCGTCTGGTAGGTATCAGTCCACTGGAACTGCCTGGTGATTATCCGCGGCCAGCCATACAAAGTACAAGGGGCGCGATGGCAGTATTCCCGCTTGGAGCAAAACTTTCTGCGGGCTTACAATTATTGTCCCGCCAGCAAGGTGCTACACTGCATATGGTGATGTTAGCTGCCATTAAAGTTTTGTTTTACCGTTACAGCGGGCAGGATGATATTTGTGTAGGCAGTGTGATTGCAGGACGGACACGTCAGGAATTAGAAGATTTAATTGGCTTTTTTGCCAATACACTGGCTTTGAGAAGTAATCTGAGTGGTAATCCTTCTTTTCTGGACTTGCTACAGCAAGTCAAAGAGACGACTTTGGGTGCCTATGAAAATCAGGATGTACCTTTTGAACGTGTTGTTGAGGCCGTTGGGCAGGAAAGGGATAAGAGCCGTAATCCTTTGTACCAGGTGATTTTTACCGTGCAGAATATTCCTGAAGTACCGGTGTTCCGGTTAGGAGAAGCGGTGTTAAAAGAACAGAAAACAGGCCATACCACAAGCCAGTTTGATTTGAATATTTCTGCAGTAGAGGGGCCGGCAGGAATTGAAGTTGCGGTGGAATATTGTACTGATTTGTTTAAAGCAGCAACAATAGAACGCATGTTCCGCAATTATCTGGTCTTACTTCAAGCTATTGTATTTACCCCCTCACAAAGGATAGATCAGCTGCCGATACTGCATAAATCAGAAGAAGAGGAGCTTTTAAATACTTTCAATGCCAGAGTATCAGCTTATCCCCAGGACCAGACTTTGGTAGATTTATTTACCGCACAGGCGAGTCAGACTCCAGATGCGATTGCACTGGTTTACCTGGATCAGCGGTTAACCTACAAAGAGGTCGATGAACGGAGTAATCAACTTGGACATTACCTGCGTAGCGCAGGGGTCAGGGAAGATACACTAGTTCCAATCTGTATTCCGCGTTCTGTAGATATGATGATCGGCATACTCGGTATTCTGAAAGCTGGTGGCGCTTATGTACCCATTGATTCAGAATATCCGCAAGAAAGAATCAGCTATATTTTGTCAGATACCAAAGCCGACATCGTTTTGAGTAATGAGGCTAACAGCTTATTGTTGCATAGTTATGAAGAGATCTGCATCATTTCTCTGGACGGAGAGCGGGAGATCATTGCTCAGGAACCGGTTTCTGCTGTACCTGCAGCTATTCGTCCGGATCATTTATGTTATGTCATGTATACTTCTGGCTCGACCGGGCAACCTAAGGGTGTTTTGGTTGAACATCGCAATGTGGTCAGCTTGATTTCTGGTGCGAATTATATCAAACTGAGTTCCCGCGATGCGCTATTATCTGCAGGCTCACCTTCTTTTGATGCCACAACATTTGAATATTGGGGGATGTGGCTTAACGGAGGACGACTGGTCTTATGTCCGGCCAGCAGCTTACTGGACAATAATTTATTGAAAACGGTACTGCAAGTCAACAAGGTCACAGTGATGTGGTTTACTTCGGGCTGGTTTAACCAGTTGGTTGATGTAGATATAGATTTGTTTGAAGGACTATCCTCGATTATGGTTGGCGGGGAAAAACTATCGGTCGCACATGTTAACCGTTTCCGCCAGTTTTATCCGGATAAGATTTTAATCAATGGATATGGGCCTACTGAAAATACAACTTTTTCCCTGACCTATCAATTAACAGGCCGTCAATACGAAGGTAATATCCCTATTGGCAGGCCGCTGAGAAACCGGCAGGCTTATGTGCTGGATAATTATGGACAGCCAGTGCCAATTGGTGTGGCCGGAGAGATCTATGCAGGCGGGGCAGGCGTTGCCCGGGGTTACCTGAATCAGGAAATGCTAACTTCAGAACGGTTTATTCCGGATGTTTTTGGAAAGATAAGTTGTGGCCGTTTGTATCGGACAGGTGATCTTGGAAGATGGCTTGCTGATGGAAATATTGAATTTATTGGCCGCAGGGACGATCAGGTGAAAATCCGTGGTTACCGTATCGAACTTGGAGAGATTGAAAATACCATTCAGCAAAGTGGGCTGGTGAGCCAGTGTATAGTACTGGCACCCGCCGATGAATCAGGCCAAAAACGTCTGGTTAGTTATATTACAGCTAATGGACAAAGTTTTGACCGGGATGCACTGGTCGCTGAGCTGGAATTACGTTTGCCGGATTATATGGTACCGCATCTATTTCTGGAATTAGAAGCTTTCCCGCTAACGGCTAATGGTAAACTGGATAAAAAAGCATTGCCAGACGCAAATAGCGTTCAGCTCATCAGAACCGAAGCCGCGCAAGCAATTGATAAGCCGCTAACTGAAACTGAGCAAACAGTAAAAGAGATCTGGGCATTATCACTGGGTATTGAAGAGCTGGGTATTCATGAAGATTTCTTTAAGCTTGGTGGTGATTCTATCATTGCCATTGGGGTCATCAGCAGATTGCGTAAAGCATTCAATGATACGATTCGTTTATATGATCTGTACGAATGTTCAACGGTCAGCAGTTTAGCTGCTTTAATTGATTTGGGGAATACCGTTCATGCTGACAGTCCAAAGGCAGAGCCGGTTCATGCGGCAGTTATTGCCGAACTGGAAGCCCTGCGTTCACATTTGCTTCCGCAACTGGAAAAGCTGCTTACTGAACAGCATACTGAACTGGAAGTTGAAGATATTTATCCGATGAGTGATATTCAAAGCGGCATGGTCTACACCTCTCAGTTAAATCCTGAACTGGCTATATATCATGATCAGATCACGTTTAAATTACCAAAGGAGTTAGACCGGGATGTTTTTGAACAAGCCTTGAAAAGACTGATTTCCAAACATTCGATCCTGCGGACCAGGTTTGACCTTCATCTCCATACACAAGGTATACAAGTGGTTTATAAACAAGGTGATATCCATGTGGCATATCATGATCTCCGGGTATTGGAAGAGGCAGCTCCTGGTACTTACCTGGGCACTTATTTAGCGGAAGAACGGAAGCTCCCTTTTGAAGTCCATCAGGGAAACTTATGGCGGATGGATGTGTTCCAAACTTTGAAAGAACATATTCTGCTGTTTCAGTTCCATCATGCGATGCTGGATGGCTGGAGTGTGGCTTCTTTTGCGACAGAATTGAATAACCTCTATGGAGCACAAATGGAAAGCAGCGTGGAGGTAGATTTGCCGTTGTTGAAAGCAAGTTATCGTGATTTTGTCATAGAAAGTATAGCAGAGAAGCGCAATGAAGAGAACCGCGAATTCTGGGTACAGTCCTTATCCGATTATAAACGCCTGGATATTTTTACGGATACAGTGATTGATGGTAACTTTTTAAAAGTTTACGACGTGACTTACCTGGATCGGCTAAAAGCTAAAACCCAAGCAGATGGACTGAGTTTAAAGGGTGTGTTTCTTGGCGCTTACCAGTATATGCTGAGTATGCTGACTGTGGAGCAGGAAGTTACAGTAGGGGTGGTGACCAATGGCCGTCCAATTACCGAAGATGGAGATAAAGTGTTAGGTTGTTTTTTAAATACAATCCCTTTCCGTTTCATTGGAGACGGTCAGCAAGTCACCTGGAAGGCTTATTTTGAACGTATAGATCAACAGTTGATTTCATTGAAAGAAAGAGATCGTGTGCCTTTGTCAGAAATTGCGAGATTGATTGGGGAGCAAGCTTCCAGCGGTAATCCTTTCTTTGATACGATTTTCAACTATATTAATTTCCATGTATTTGATCAGATGGATGGTCTGGAAGGCTTGTTTGTGCAACAGGATTATCTGCAGGCCGAAGCAGATTCTGTGCAATTGGAAAGTTCGGAAGTCACCAATACACATCTGGACTGTACAGTGAGTACTACAGGTAATGTGATGGCTGTAAATTACCGGTTGGGCAAAGAACTTAAGTGCGGTAAAACACTAGCTGATATTCATGTTTATTTTGATGCTGTACTCGCTGCTTACCTTGATCATGATAGCCAGCGTATTGCGGATTTTCAGGTGTTGCCGGCAAAGGAACTAGCTTTGTTATCAGCTTTCAATTCCGGGGAGGTGGCTTATCCAACTGAGCAGACTTTAGTAGATTTATTTGCCTTACAGGTGGCTCATCACCCGGATGCGGTTGCGCTGATTTATGAGGATCAGCAATTAACTTACAGCGCGCTTGACCTGCAAAGTAATCAACTCGGACATTATTTACGTTCGATGGGCGTAAAGGAAGATATGCTGGTGCCCATCTGTATAGAGCGTTCTCTGGACATGATTATCGGTATACTGGGGATTTTGAAAGCAGGAGGTGCTTATGTGCCGGTAGATCCGGAATATCCTCAGGAACGCATCAATTATTTGCTGGCCGATACCGGGGCGCAGCTAGTAGTCAGCAGTTCCCATCACCGTGCTTTATTCCATGAAGATATATGTATTGTTGCTATGGACCAGGACTGGAGAACAATCAATCAGGAATCTTCAGCACCGGTTTCAACTGCGCTTCAGTCTGATCATTTATGCTATGTCATCTATACTTCGGGCTCCACCGGAAAGCCAAAAGGTGTGCTGATAGAACATAGAAGTGTTCACAATATGGTCTTCGGCTGGCAGAAAAAACTGACGCTTACCAATAATGACCGGGTCTTGTTGTTTTCAAATTACACCTTTGATGCTGCTGTTGAACAGCTGTTTATGGCCTTGCTGAATGGCGCCGGGCTGGTTTTAATCTCAAAAGAGGTACAGCTGGATGCTGATGCTGTTATAGCGGTCATGAATGCAGAAAAGGTTACTTATATGCTGGCTACACCGGGATTTTTAAGGAATATACCCGCAGATCAGGTTCCATCAAGTTTAAGGCATATTACTGCCGGGGGAGAGCGCTCTGGAATTCCATTGGCACAAAGCTGGACGGAATATGCTTCGCTCGATTTTTACAACGCCTACGGACCAACGGAGTGTACGGTATTTGCGACTACTTATAAATTTGAGAAAGGTTGGAATGAAGCAGATTACCTGCCCATCGGCAAACCAGTGGAGAATGTACAGATTTATTTGCTGGATGTTGCAGGGAATTTATTGCCCGCAGGCGTACCGGGAGAAATCTGTATTGGTGGTTCTTGTGTAGCCAGAGGCTATCTGAACCAGCAGGAGTTAACTTCAGCACGTTTTGTCGCTGATCCTTTTGGAAATAAAGCTGGTGGCCGCTTGTATAAAACAGGTGATATCGGCAGGTGGCTTCCTGATGGAAATATTGAGTTTATCGGACGTATGGACGATCAGGTTAAAGTAAGGGGGTACCGGATTGAACTTGGGGAGATTGAGAATGCTGTTCAACAGAGCGATTTTGTCAGTCAATCTGTGGTGCTTACCCGTGCCGATGAGTCGGGCAGTAATCAGCTGGTTTGTTATGTAGTTCCAGCAGGTTCTTTTGCGAAGGATCATCTGGTGTCCTATCTGGAAACCCAGTTACCTGAATATATGGTGCCACGTGTATTTGTAGAAATGGAAGCAATGCCATTGACCTCACATGGCAAGCTGGATAAAAAAGCATTACCATCGGCGGGTGCCTTAATGCGTCAAAGTCAGCGTTATGTCCCTGCCAGAAATGAGCTGGAAGCTAATTTGGTGGCTATCTGGGAAGAATTGCTTCAGGTATCCCCTGTAGGTGTCCATGATAATTTCTTTGATTTGGGTGGCCATTCTTTATTGGCTATGCGGGTAATGAACCCAATCAGAAAGTTAGGATATCAGGTGCAAATGCAAGACTTGCTGGTCAATACGACCATCAATACGCTATCCCGCATGTTGCAAAGACAGTTTTATCAAACAGGGAACGAACATCTTGTCTTATTGAATTCCGGCCGTTTGGATGAACCTGTTTTTATAATACCGGGCTCAGATGGAATCTGCGATGGTTACGATGAACTGGCTAAAGGATTAGCGGATAGTGGTGCGGTTTACGGTTTGCAAATGATGGGGCTGTTTAAAGGTGAAAAGCCTTTGGAAAGTATAGAAGCAATTGCGGCAATGAACATAGAATGGATCAAGTCAGTACAACCAGAAGGGCCTTACCGGTTCATCGGACATTCTTTTGGTGGACAGGTAGTTTATGAAATGGCGCTCCAACTGGAACGTAAAGGAGAGCAAGTAGATCTGCTGGCTATTTTAGATGCAGCAGCTGTCTTAAAACGAAACCTTCAGCCTGTTGAAGATCAGGGAAATGCGTTATTGGAGATCCTCAGTTATTATCATTTGATAAAGGCCCCTTATCCAGCGTGGACAGCTGAATTTTTAACTGCTGTGGCGGGAATTCCTGAACAGGAACTGAAAGGATTTGTAGCTGATTTCCTGACTGATAAGTCTGGACTTAAAAATGAAGATGTCGCTTTTATTTTGAGATTGCTCGATTTACAATTTACCAATGTACAATTGGATTACCTGGTCAATGGTGACGTGAAAGCTTTAACAGTCGTTGTCAAAGCTGAACAGGAAGATTGGACAGGTTATGAATCCGGTTTAGGCTGGGAAAAGCATGCCGCAAATACGGTTGTTTATACCGCTCCGGGAAATCATTTTAATCTGGTGAAAAATAAAGAGGCCTTGGCGTTAGCTGCTTGTTTAAAAACGCATATCATTTGTTATACTGATATGTAA